Proteins encoded together in one Lutra lutra chromosome 4, mLutLut1.2, whole genome shotgun sequence window:
- the LOC125097375 gene encoding 60S ribosomal protein L23a-like, whose amino-acid sequence MVPKAKKEAPVPPKAKAKAKALNAKQPKYPGKSAPRRNKLDHYAIFKISHKENMLVFIADVKANKHQIKQAVKKLYDIDVAKVNTLIRPDGKKAYVQPAPDYDALDVANKTFHTGLQPGYDKVRRSLPVPIWQIHVT is encoded by the exons ATGGTGCCAAAAGCTAAGAAGGAAGCCCCTGTCCCtcccaaagccaaagccaaagcaaaggctttgaacGCCAA GCAGCCCAAATATCCTGGAAAAAGCGCccccaggagaaacaagcttGATCACTATGCCATCTTCAAGATCAGCCATAAAGAAAATATGCTTGTGTTCATTGCGGATGTCAAGGCCAATAAGCACCAGATcaaacaggctgtgaagaagctctaCGACATTGATGTGGCCAAGGTCAACACCTTGATCAGGCCTGATGGGAAGAAGGCATATGTTCAACCAGCCCCTGACTATgatgctttggatgttgccaacaaaa CTTTTCACACTGGCCTTCAGCCAGGCTATGACAAAGTGAGAAGATCCTTGCCAGTTCCTATCTGGCAGATCCATGTGACTTGA